Proteins encoded within one genomic window of Streptomyces sp. NBC_01237:
- a CDS encoding cysteine hydrolase family protein, whose translation MSHASALLVIDMQNAPVAIAYRAAETVAVIAGLRERAKAAGIPVITIQDRGSGLEAGTEGWRVVPELAPDAHETVVHKNSPDSFLDTDLDKVLKALGVTEVVVTGFATEICVDTTARQALSHRYDLVLVTDGHTTSVRPDSGEFASPRQSIAHLNEIFRNIGFPGRSIRVLPASEVAFAPADELRSE comes from the coding sequence ATGTCACACGCCTCCGCGCTCCTCGTCATCGACATGCAGAACGCCCCGGTGGCCATCGCCTACCGGGCCGCCGAGACCGTCGCCGTGATCGCCGGATTGCGCGAACGCGCCAAGGCCGCCGGCATACCGGTGATAACGATTCAGGACCGGGGCTCCGGGCTGGAAGCCGGGACCGAGGGCTGGCGGGTCGTGCCCGAACTCGCGCCCGACGCCCACGAGACGGTCGTCCACAAGAACAGCCCGGACAGCTTTCTGGACACCGACCTCGACAAGGTCCTGAAGGCGCTGGGAGTCACCGAGGTGGTCGTCACCGGGTTCGCGACCGAGATCTGTGTGGACACCACGGCGCGGCAGGCGCTGAGTCACCGGTACGACCTTGTGCTGGTCACCGACGGGCACACCACGTCCGTCCGGCCCGACAGCGGCGAGTTCGCCTCGCCGCGGCAGTCGATCGCGCATCTCAACGAGATCTTCCGGAACATCGGCTTCCCAGGGCGGAGCATCCGGGTGCTGCCGGCATCCGAAGTGGCCTTCGCTCCGGCTGACGAACTGCGCAGTGAGTGA